Within Halorussus sp. MSC15.2, the genomic segment GGTGTCCTCGACCTGCATCTCGTCGGGGACGACCTCCCCGTCAGCGGACCGGGAGCTGTAGAGCATGTAGCCGGTGAACACAGCGAGCAGGAGGAGCATCCCCACGCCGTCCGCCGGGCCGAGCATCCCGTCGCTGCCGAGGACGACGAGGAGCACCGCCGCCGCGAGCATGAACGGGCCGTGTCGCCACAGTAGTTTCGAATCGACCGACAGCGGTTGGACGAGCGCGGAGGCCCCGAGGACGAGACCGATGTTGGCGATGTTCGACCCGATGATGTTCCCGAGACCGATGTCGCTGGAGATACCGATGCCACCGATGAGACTGACGAACAGTTCGGGCGCAGTCGTCGAGAAGGCGACGATGGTGACGCCGACCGTCGCGGGCGCGATGCCGTACCCGAGCGCCAGCGACGAGGCGCTGGAGACGAGCAGTTCCGCGCCGAGATACAGGAGGAGGATACCGCCGACGAGGTAGAGCGCCTCGACGGAGAAGAGTATCCCTCCCAGCGTTTGGAGTGATATCATTTCCCTACTGCAGTCCGAACCAGACGACCAATATAAACACTCGGATAATTACCGATTCTGAGAATCGGCAGGCCGCAGTGGTTCGAACCCAGTAGTTAACCCGGTCGCAGACCTTCCGGCCGACATGGACGTATTCGGACTGCTCGGTAACCCGGTGGGTCACTCGCTGTCGCCGCCGATGCACGAGGCGGCCTACGACGCCCTCGGGATGGACGCGCGCTACGTCACTTTCGAACCCGACACCGACGAACTGGGCGACGCAATCGAGGGTGCGCGGGCGCTGGGCGTGTCTGGCCTGAACGTCACGATTCCGTTCAAACAGGACGCACTGACCTACGTCGAACCCGACGACCTCGCGGCCCGCATCGGCGCGGTCAACACCATCGACTTCTCGGACGCAGACGCCGAACGTCCTCCCACCGGTCACAACACCGACGCCGCGGGCGTGCGCCGGTCGTTCGCCCACCACGACGTGACGCTCGCTGACCGAGACGCTGTAGTCGTCGGCGCTGGCGGTGCCGCGCGCGCGACGGCGTTCGCCCTCGCCGACGCAGGTGCGAGAGTCCACGTCGCTAATCGGACGGTCGAACGCGCGGAGCGACTCGTCGCCGACGTGGAGCGCGAGACGCCCGACCGCTCGGCGGAGACGACGGCTGGCGGTCTGGACTCGCTCGACGCCCGCGTTCCGGACGCCGAGGTAGTGGTCAACGCCACCAGCGTGGGGATGGAGGAGGACCGCTCGCCGGTCCCGGCCGACGCACTCCACGCCGACCTCGCGGTACTCGACGCGGTGTACCGACCGCTCGACACTCGCCTGCTGCGGGACGCCCGCGAACGCGCGCGACGGCCATCGACGGCGCGTGGATGTTACTGTATCAGGGAGTCGAAGCATTCGAACTGTGGACAGGTGAAGACGCGCCCGTGGACCGTATGAACGAGGCGCTTCGGGCACGGCTTTAAGTACCACGGCCCTCTACTGTCGCGCAAATGGGACTGCTCACGAAGCTGAAGTCGTTGCTCGGACTCGACGAGGACCGCTCGCAGGTGCGTCGGACCGAATCCGGCGTCACAATCGAGCGAGAACCCGACGAGTCGGTCGAACCGGATTCGGAAGTCGAGAGCGCCGTGAAGGGCGTCGATACCGGCGCGGAGGAGTCCAGCGAACCCGAGCGCGGCCGCACCGCCGACGACGAGACCGGTGAGGATGCGACCGGCGACGTCGCCGGAATTGAAGAAGCCGAGGGAAGCGAGACGGAGACGGCCGAGCAGAGACGACCGAGGAACCCGAGCCGACAGAGACGACTGACGAGACCGAAACGACAGACGAACCCGAGGAAGACGCCGAGACGGGTGTCTCCACCGAGGACGTGACGACCACCCCCGAGACCGAGAGCGCCGAGACCGAACGCGAGGAGGCCGCCGAACCCGCGGAGGCGACTCAGCCCTCGACGGACGCCGCCGAACCCGACCAGACGGCGCGCGACGAACCCGAACCGACGCCCGAGGACGAGGAACCCGACGCGGTCGGCGAGGGCGAACCCCTCGAAGACGTGAAGGGCATCGGACCGGCCTACGCCCAGCGACTCCGCGACGCGGGCGTCGCCGACGTGACGGAACTGGCGAACGCCGACGCCGAACGACTCGCCGAGGAGACCGGTCTCTCGGACAAGCGCATCTCGTCGTGGATTGACCGCGCCAAAGCGCGATAACCGGACGACGCTTCGAGTCGGCTCCGACCTCCCCGACCGGACGACCTAGAGTCCGCGATTCGGTCGTGACGACACGCGTGCTGTGGAGACGCCCTATTTTGCAATTTCCGCGCTCTGCAGCCGAATATCCGGAAGTCAGAACGGGGGTTGCGTCGCAGGAGAAGCCAGTGCCGGAAGCGGAAGTTCGGACACCGTGAACGAGACCTGCCGACATCGGAACTCGGAACGAGACCTGACAACACAAGTCAATCGGGTCCGAACCCCGACCCATGCAGTACCACGTCGATGGCGAACTCGTGGCCGCCGAGGATGCCACCGTCAGCGTCCGGGACCGCGGGTTCATGTACGGCGACGCCGCCTTCGAGACCCTCCGGGCGTACGGCGGTCAGGTGTTCGAGTGGGACGCCCACGCCGAGCGCCTCCGTCGAACCTGCCGCGCCCTGTCGCTCGACCACGGTCTCTCGGACGCCGACCTCCGGGGGCGAGTCCGCGAGACGCTCGCGGCCAACGACCTCGACGACGCCTACGTCAAACTCTCGATTTCGCGGGGCGTCCAACCCGGCAAGCTCGCCCCCGGACCGGTCGAGGACCCGACCGTCGTCGTCTACGTCGCGGACCTGCCCCGCGGCGGGCGGGCCGACCGCGGGGGCGAATCGGTCTGGGACGCCCCGGCGACCGCCGCGGTAGTCGAGACTCGTCGAATCTCGGACGCCGCGCTCCCGGCGCACGCGAAGACGCACAACTACCTGAACGGGATTCTCGCGCGCCTCGAACTCGGCGACAGAACTGCCAGCGAGTCGGGAGCGGCGGACCCGCCCGACGAGGCCCTCATGCTCGACTCGGAGGGGAACCTCGCCGAGGGCGCGACGAGCAACCTGTTCTTCGTCCGCGACGGCGTCCTCCGCACGCCGAGTCTCGACGGGCCGATTCTGCCGGGAATCACGCGCCGAGTCGTCCTCGAACTCGCCGAACGCGAAGGGGTCCCCGTCGAGGAAGCCACCGACGGTCCCGCCGCTCTCCGCGACGCCGACGAGGCGTTCCTGACCAACTCGACGTGGGAGATTCGACCGCTCGCGGCGGTCGAAGGACCGGACGGCGAGACCGTAGCACTCGGCTCGGGGCCGGTTACCGACCGACTCGCCGAGGCCTTCGACGACCGCGTGGAGCGCGACCACTACGAGTACGACGAGTAGGCACGGTCAGAGGTAGTCGAACTCGCGGTCGGCGTCGGCGGCGTATCCCTGTCGCTCGTGGGCCCACTCGAAGGGACTCTCGTCGCGTCGTTCGGCGAGGAAGTCCACGATGCGCTCGCCCACGTCGCTCCCGTAGAGGTCCGGCCCCTCGGTCATCCGCTCGCGGGTCCGGTCGTCCTCGTAGACGTACTCGACCGTCTCGCGCATGAACTCGCCCGATACCGGCGGGACGAGAAGGTTCGTGTTGGCGTCGAACACCGTCTCGGGCCTGTCGGTGTTGAACCGGGCGGTGAGACAGAGCGCCTCGTCGATGTGGTTCAGTTCCTCCTGCATGCTCCCGGAGTCGGTCAGTTCGGCGAAACACTGGCCGGATTCGAGGAACTCGTAGACGTGAGCGTGCTTCTTCCAGAGGTCGGTGAACAGGAAGTTGTCGTTCTCCTCGGCCAGTCGAACGAGTCTCTCGCGGAGACCGTACTCCCGGAGGGCGACTTCGGTCGCGTTGAGTTCCACGAAGTTGACGTTGTGGCCGTCCTCCACGAGACCGACGACGGCGGCCACGATGCTCTCGAAGCGCTCCGGCAGGAGGTTCGCGCGCCGGTGGATGTCCACCCGAATCCAGTCGTCGCGCTCCTCCAGTGCGGGATACACGTCGAAGACGCTCTCATCGAGGTCGGCATCCTTCTTCATCTCGATGGCGTCCACCACGGAGTTTCCGACGACCGGGATTCGCTCGCGGTCGCCGACCGCTTCCGGGTACCCCTCGTCGCGGAGGTGTCGGCGATTCAATTCGGTCGGGGCGAAGTGGTACAGCGACGCCGCCGACCCGACGAACGTGTCGTACTGCTCGGGGAACGGTTCGGCCCGGTTGCGCTCCCACTCGCCGTCCCACTGCCGAGCGACGACGGTCTCGGGGTCGGCGCTCGGGTCGAACGAGACGGGAGCCATCCCGCGGAGTCCCGCTTCGTTGTGCGCGACCAGTTGGTTCGTGGCGAACATCCACGCCTGCGGGACGACGCCCGCCGCCAGCGTGTCGCCGTGGACGACGGGGAGGACGGTCGTCTCCGGGTAGCGGTCGTCCAGCACCTCGGCGAACCGCTTTATCCGGGTCATCACCTGTGCGGTCTTCTCCGAGAGGTCGCCCCGAATCCCGAGGTCCACGGCGACGCGGTCCTCGATACCGTACTCGGCGAGTCCGTGGCCCAGTAAGTCGTCGTAGTGCTGGCCCGTGTGCAGGACGAAGCACGGCAGGTCGCGCTCGTCGGCGGCGGGAACCAGCGGGGCCTGCTTGTAGAAGTCGGGTTTGGTGGCGGTCACGACCGCTACCACGTAGTCGCCGCGTTCCATCTGTGCGGCGAGGCGGTCGTCGTGTACCGCCATCTCGGTCGGTTCACTCATTCGTTCCGGAGAGTAGCGACGAACCGTGTTAGTAACTTCTCATCCCGAACGAAAGCGTTCATAGGCGACGACCGAGTACGGCGGACAAGATGGACGAGGACAGTCGCATTGCCGACGCGGCCGAGGTCCCCGACGATTCGACGCTGCTGTTCACGGTCCGAGACGGCTTCGACGAGCGCGAGGCCATCCTGACCAGGACCGCAGCGGGCGAGGTGACGGCGTTCGAGAACTACTGCCAGCACTGGACCGACGTGCGCCTCGACAAGGGCAGCGGCGCGACCAAGCGCGACGGCGAACTAGTCTGTGGCAAACACGGCGCGCTCTTCGAGGACGATTCGGGCTGTTGCACCTACGGTCCCTGCGAGGGCGCAGTTCTCGAACGAATCGCCGTGACCGTCGAGAACGGCGGGGTCTACCTCACCGACGACGACTACGAGTTCGTGCAAGTCGGCTCTTCGATGGAGTACGACTTATCCTCGAACCGGTCGCTCGGGTTCTAACGGGACGCCCGACCGCAGACCACAGCGGCTGACGGTACGGCACCGCCAGCAGTTTTCTACTCGATTCGGAACACCGGTTCGTCAACCGATTCGCTCTTGCAGTCGGGACACCGGGAGGGCCGGTTCGCGGGGTCGTCGAACTCGCTGAACCCGCAGTCGTCGCACTCCGGCGGTGCGACCAGCAGCTGGTCGTCGCTCGCGGAGAGCGACTGGGCGATGTGGCGGACGTGGTCGATGGCTGCGGACGCCGTCACGTCGAACTCGGTCGCCAGCGCGCTCGGCGAGGCGGGCGTCTCGCGGAGGTGGTCGGTGATTCGCTCGCGGGTGGTTGCGTCGGCCTCGCGCATATTCCTGCTCGCCGCTGGTCGGACATAACCCTTTCCCGCGACCACAATTTTGTGTGACCGAGGCGGCGCAGTATCCTCGAATCGCCGGGTAAACGGCATTGACGATTCACCAGAACGTATAGAAGGCCCAGCGAGGGGTTCTCCGGAGGTTCTCCGACCGCGACGGCGACCGACCCTAGCTGTTTAGGTCCACTGTTCTTAGTGGTCGGGGAGAGAGTATCCGTCGGCGCGCCGCACATGAGTAACGAACACGCACCGACGGGAGGAGAGGGGACGGCGACAGACGCACCCCCGTCCGCTGTAAACGGACGGAGTATCGACATCGACGGACTTTTCGAAGTCCTCGCGGATAGGCACCGCCGTCGCGTCCTCGAATACCTCGGCGGGACCGACGACGGCGTTGCGGCGTTCTCGGAACTCGTCGAACACGTCGCCGAGTCGGACGGGGACTCGACGGACGACCACGGACGAGTCGAGGTGGACCTCCACCACAACCACCTGCCGAAACTCGACGACGAGAACCTCGTCGAGTACGACTCCCGCAGCAAGACGGTCCGATACCGCGCGGGACCGGCCGTCGGGGAGTGGGTCGAGTTCGCCCGGTCGTACGAGTCCGGTCGCCGACGGCAGTAGCGTGCCGGTTCGCGGGAGAGAGTGACCCGACGGTCCACCGCCTCGTGTCCGACCCGAGAAATGAAAAGGGACTTATCCTGTCGGATAGACCGTCGTCGTATGAAAGCCGTCGTTCTTGCGGGTGGGTACGCGACGCGACTCTGGCCGATTACGAAGCACCGACCGAAGATGTTCCTTCCGGTCGGCGACTCTACCGTCATCGACCAGATTTTCGCCGAGTTAGAGGCCGACGAGCGCATCGACGACGTGTACGTCTCGACCAACGAGCGGTTCGCCGAGGACTTCCGAGACCACCTCGCCGAGAGCGAGTTCGACAAACCGCGACTCACCGTCGAGGACACGACCGAAGAAGACGAGAAGTTCGGCGTCGTGGGCGCGCTGGCCCAACTGTTCGACCGCGAGAACATCACGGAGGACACCCTCGTCATCGCCGGTGACAACCTCATCAGTTTCGGCATCAGCGACTTCGTAGACTTCTTCGAGGCGAAGGAGTCGCCGACGCTGGCGGCCTACGACGTCGGGTCTCGCGAGCGAGCGAAGTCCTACGGTCTCGTGGAACTCGACGGCGACGAAGTGGTGGACTTCCAAGAGAAACCCGAAGACCCCAAGAGCACGCTGGTCTCCATCGCGTGCTACGCCTTCACCGCCGAGACCATCCCGCTGTTCGACGAGTATCTCGACAACGACAACAACCCGGACGAACCCGGATGGTTCGTCCAGTGGTTGCAGTCCCGCGACTCGGTGTACGCCTACACCTTCGACGAGGCGTGGTTCGACATCGGCACGCCCGAGAGCTACCTCGAAGCGGTCGGGTGGAAACTCGACGGTGAGAACCAAATCGCCGACTCCGCCACGGTCGAGAACACCACGCTCGGCGAGAACGTCCACATCATGCCGGGCGCGGAACTCGTCAACTCCAGCGTCAACAACTCCATCGTCTTCCCGTCGGCGACGATTCGGGACTGCGACATCCGCAACTCCATCATCGACGAGAAGACGCACGTCGAGAACATGGACCTCGCGGGCGCACTCATCGGCGCGCACACCCAGATTCTGAACGGCGAGTAACCCGGCGCTCGGTTCAGTAACCGTTCTCTCGCACGCCGAGATACGCCTCCTGTCCTTCGAAGTCGCCGCCTCGGAGGAGATGGAGCACGTGGGCCACCGCGCGGTGGTTCCCGTCGGCGACGTACGGGGGGTCGTCGCTCTCCGCGACGACTATCAGCCGACTTTGCGGCCCCTCCGCGTCGATGCTGTCGGCGAGTTCGACGACCTCACGGAGGTCCTTGGGCGTCTCCTCGTCCAACGCCGCCGCGTCCTCGGACTCGTAGATTCGGCGGGCGATGGACTCGATTCGGTTGTCGTCAGTGAGCGCGCGCCACCCCTCGTCGTGGGGACCGACGACGACCCGGAGGTCCCGGAGCGCCTCCTCCGAGAGGTCGGCGTGGTACCAGTCGGCCCGCTCGGGGGCGAACACGCGCTCGGCGATGGGTTTGCGCTCGAACAGTTCCTCGCGGAGCGCGGGGTCGGTGTCGAGGGCGTCGGGGTCCGGGCCGCCGTCCTCCTCGTCGAGTTCCTCTCGGAGCCAGTAGCGCATCACCTCGGACTCGGAGACCGGTTCCGGGTCGCCGCGGAGGCGGTCTTCGATGCTCATCGTGGTGGTGTTCGAAAGGCGGCCACGAAAAGAAGGGTTACGGGCGACGGAAGTCGGCGCTCTCCACGACGGCCCGCGAAATCGTCGGAACTCACTCGCCGAGCCACGCGTCCTGAATTTCGAGCGTCCCGCGCGTCCCGTCCCACTCGGTCTCGTACTCCAGTTCGATGGGCCGCTCCATGTGCGGGCCGTCGGTCACCAGCGTCTCGAACTCGCCGCCCTCGCCGAGAACGTGGACGCCGTGGCTCTCGTTCAGGTCCTCCAACTCGGCGATGGCCCCCTCGTCCAAGGTTCGGCCGAGCCACGACTCGTCCAGTCCGTACGCGGCCACCCTGATAATCGTAATCTCGAAGCCAGCGTCGAGCATCGCGTCGGCGAGTTCGCGGGGGTCCTCCTGCCAGAGCGGCGCGAACACCTCGGCGCCGAGGCGGTCGGCCATCGCCTCGATGCGGGAGGTCTGGTACTCGCTCTCGACCGCGCCCGCGGTCACGCCCGCGACGCCGTCGGGGAGTTCGGCGTCGAGTTCGCGCACCGCGGCCTCCAGCGGTCGGAGTTCCGCGTCGCCCTGCGCGCCCGACTCGTCGGCCTCGTCGGCCTCGAAGTCGTCGGGTTCGACCTCCACCAGCGGGATGCCGACGCTCTCGGCCGCGAGCGACGCGAGTCGCGTCGCCGGGACGTGATACATGTAGGAGTCGCCTTCGGGGTGGACCGTGACGAGTCGCGTCACGTCAAGTCCCTCCTCCAGCGCGCGGTAGAGCGCCCACGACGAGTCCTTGCCGCCCGAGAAGAGGCTCAGCCACTCGCCCTGCTGTCCGGCCGACGATGGCCCTTCGGTCATGCGAGAGAGTCGGGAGCGAGCGGATTTAGGTGCGGCGAATCGGTCGGCACGACGCTTCGACCGTGCGCGAGTTCACTCGGGACCGACGACTTCGACCTTGACTCCCTCGGGGTCCTCGCAGTAGAGGGCGTAGTACCCACCGGCGAAGGGGTGGCGGTCCTCGTACAGCACGGTCGAGTCGCCGCGGTCGCGGACGCCCGCCGTGAGGTCGTCCACCTGCTCGCGGGAGGCGGCGTGGAACGCCACGTGGTTCAGTCCGGCGGCGAGTCGGTCGAACTCGGCGTCAGAACCGTCGGCTTGCACGAGGACGACGTACGTCGGACCGTTGACCCACGACCGGCCGCCGTCCCACTCGTTCTTGGGTTCGTAGCCGAGTTCGCCGAGCAACCAGTCCCAGAACGCGACCGACGCGTCGAGGTCGGAGGCGTACAGTTCGAGGTGGTGGAGCTGCCCGGCGCGGTCGGGGTCGGCGTGGTCGTGGTCCATGGGAACAGACGCACAGGGCAGCGGTAAAGAACGGACGGTCTCCTACTCGACCAGTTCCTCGTCCTCGAACTCCTCGCCGAACGAGGTTTCGGTGAGGTACGACGAGAGTTGGACGCCGAGCAGGCTCACGACCACGCCCGCGACGACGAACAGCGCCATCCGCGTCCCCGAGTGGAGGACGATGCGCTCCACCGACAGGCTCCCGAGTTCCATGTGCGGGACGACGACCGGTTCGACGTAGCCCTCGCGCTGGAGGAAGTACGCCGAGAAGCCCCGCACCACCAGTCCGACCGCGAGGACGCCGAACGGGAGGTTGAGATAGGAGTTTCGCACCCGGTCGTTGCGGATAATCTCGTCGAGGAGTCGGCCGGTCGATGCCGCCAGCGCCGCCGCGGCCAGCCACGGGACGCTGGCGAACGCGAACGCCATCGCGGGCAGGAGGACGCCCTCCGTCGAAACCGAGGAGTTCGAGACCCGCAGCGCACCGGCGAACAGGCCGATGAGCGAGAGTCCCGCGGCGACGACGTACGTCACGATGGAGACCCGGCCGGAGTAGAGGGCGTCTTTGATGTCGGTCGGCAGGTCGGCGACGTACTCGTCCACGCCGAGTCCCTTGTAGAGGACGAACAGGCCGATGACCGCAGTGATGGCGGCGACTGCGGTCGCGGGTCCGGCCGCCATCAGGATGATGGGGAACGCCAGCAGCGCGACCCCGACCGGGACGAGGACGGTCTGGCGCAACTCCTCGTCGGCGAGGAACTGCTTGAGCAGGTAGTACGTCGATTCGATGTCACGGGCCTGCCGGACGACCACGCGGTCCACGGCGTCCACCTGCAACCGACTCTCGATGATTGGAACTAATCGCTCGTCCTGCGC encodes:
- a CDS encoding calcium/sodium antiporter — its product is MISLQTLGGILFSVEALYLVGGILLLYLGAELLVSSASSLALGYGIAPATVGVTIVAFSTTAPELFVSLIGGIGISSDIGLGNIIGSNIANIGLVLGASALVQPLSVDSKLLWRHGPFMLAAAVLLVVLGSDGMLGPADGVGMLLLLAVFTGYMLYSSRSADGEVVPDEMQVEDTDGSASAREIALLVGAGVCLLGGSFGLVQGGTGILRSFGFGDLFIGITIIAFGTSLPELATSLVSSIRDEAGFSIGNVVGSNIYNVLAVIGLLAVVHPLSVDTTVQTFHFPMMIGFTVGAMALMAYGRNLSRWSGVALVGGYAGFVYLLFP
- a CDS encoding helix-hairpin-helix domain-containing protein → MTTTPETESAETEREEAAEPAEATQPSTDAAEPDQTARDEPEPTPEDEEPDAVGEGEPLEDVKGIGPAYAQRLRDAGVADVTELANADAERLAEETGLSDKRISSWIDRAKAR
- a CDS encoding aminotransferase class IV, which translates into the protein MQYHVDGELVAAEDATVSVRDRGFMYGDAAFETLRAYGGQVFEWDAHAERLRRTCRALSLDHGLSDADLRGRVRETLAANDLDDAYVKLSISRGVQPGKLAPGPVEDPTVVVYVADLPRGGRADRGGESVWDAPATAAVVETRRISDAALPAHAKTHNYLNGILARLELGDRTASESGAADPPDEALMLDSEGNLAEGATSNLFFVRDGVLRTPSLDGPILPGITRRVVLELAEREGVPVEEATDGPAALRDADEAFLTNSTWEIRPLAAVEGPDGETVALGSGPVTDRLAEAFDDRVERDHYEYDE
- a CDS encoding UDP-N-acetyl glucosamine 2-epimerase, which gives rise to MSEPTEMAVHDDRLAAQMERGDYVVAVVTATKPDFYKQAPLVPAADERDLPCFVLHTGQHYDDLLGHGLAEYGIEDRVAVDLGIRGDLSEKTAQVMTRIKRFAEVLDDRYPETTVLPVVHGDTLAAGVVPQAWMFATNQLVAHNEAGLRGMAPVSFDPSADPETVVARQWDGEWERNRAEPFPEQYDTFVGSAASLYHFAPTELNRRHLRDEGYPEAVGDRERIPVVGNSVVDAIEMKKDADLDESVFDVYPALEERDDWIRVDIHRRANLLPERFESIVAAVVGLVEDGHNVNFVELNATEVALREYGLRERLVRLAEENDNFLFTDLWKKHAHVYEFLESGQCFAELTDSGSMQEELNHIDEALCLTARFNTDRPETVFDANTNLLVPPVSGEFMRETVEYVYEDDRTRERMTEGPDLYGSDVGERIVDFLAERRDESPFEWAHERQGYAADADREFDYL
- a CDS encoding Rieske 2Fe-2S domain-containing protein, producing the protein MDEDSRIADAAEVPDDSTLLFTVRDGFDEREAILTRTAAGEVTAFENYCQHWTDVRLDKGSGATKRDGELVCGKHGALFEDDSGCCTYGPCEGAVLERIAVTVENGGVYLTDDDYEFVQVGSSMEYDLSSNRSLGF
- a CDS encoding transcriptional regulator, translating into MREADATTRERITDHLRETPASPSALATEFDVTASAAIDHVRHIAQSLSASDDQLLVAPPECDDCGFSEFDDPANRPSRCPDCKSESVDEPVFRIE
- a CDS encoding sugar phosphate nucleotidyltransferase, which gives rise to MKAVVLAGGYATRLWPITKHRPKMFLPVGDSTVIDQIFAELEADERIDDVYVSTNERFAEDFRDHLAESEFDKPRLTVEDTTEEDEKFGVVGALAQLFDRENITEDTLVIAGDNLISFGISDFVDFFEAKESPTLAAYDVGSRERAKSYGLVELDGDEVVDFQEKPEDPKSTLVSIACYAFTAETIPLFDEYLDNDNNPDEPGWFVQWLQSRDSVYAYTFDEAWFDIGTPESYLEAVGWKLDGENQIADSATVENTTLGENVHIMPGAELVNSSVNNSIVFPSATIRDCDIRNSIIDEKTHVENMDLAGALIGAHTQILNGE
- a CDS encoding diphthine--ammonia ligase, which codes for MTEGPSSAGQQGEWLSLFSGGKDSSWALYRALEEGLDVTRLVTVHPEGDSYMYHVPATRLASLAAESVGIPLVEVEPDDFEADEADESGAQGDAELRPLEAAVRELDAELPDGVAGVTAGAVESEYQTSRIEAMADRLGAEVFAPLWQEDPRELADAMLDAGFEITIIRVAAYGLDESWLGRTLDEGAIAELEDLNESHGVHVLGEGGEFETLVTDGPHMERPIELEYETEWDGTRGTLEIQDAWLGE
- a CDS encoding VOC family protein, with translation MDHDHADPDRAGQLHHLELYASDLDASVAFWDWLLGELGYEPKNEWDGGRSWVNGPTYVVLVQADGSDAEFDRLAAGLNHVAFHAASREQVDDLTAGVRDRGDSTVLYEDRHPFAGGYYALYCEDPEGVKVEVVGPE
- a CDS encoding DUF373 family protein — protein: MSTLVVCVDRNDDIGTKTGLETPVAGWEAVRSLVTEVGLADPEDSSVNCLLESLRVARDLRDGDEEVTVAVISGAAETMVGRDRAVADQMDDLIAEFDPDSAVVVIDSAQDERLVPIIESRLQVDAVDRVVVRQARDIESTYYLLKQFLADEELRQTVLVPVGVALLAFPIILMAAGPATAVAAITAVIGLFVLYKGLGVDEYVADLPTDIKDALYSGRVSIVTYVVAAGLSLIGLFAGALRVSNSSVSTEGVLLPAMAFAFASVPWLAAAALAASTGRLLDEIIRNDRVRNSYLNLPFGVLAVGLVVRGFSAYFLQREGYVEPVVVPHMELGSLSVERIVLHSGTRMALFVVAGVVVSLLGVQLSSYLTETSFGEEFEDEELVE